The Tubulanus polymorphus chromosome 6, tnTubPoly1.2, whole genome shotgun sequence genome includes a region encoding these proteins:
- the LOC141907824 gene encoding cytochrome P450 1A4-like has protein sequence MDPIIVALVVGLIAVICMYSKNRKRYNLPLGPKGYPFIGNTLGYGKLEHIIVLNNADTIWKAFVHTDKIDNKPNIWSLDFFTDGSRDIVNGQPHDLVWKLMRSITTTGLRNSLALSDSKVHSATDRGIEVVSRNLDKPFDLKSTLYLMVFNVICDMMLNKQFEADDQEFEDLYRSMEALSEIFGNVGVLEDVIPLMRYIPYKIPSTRKFIEHYHHVLEFLRKNFCEHVDNFNRENLTDITDYLIEARERTRDRDPKLADDFSDRHLVQILNDIFAAGIDSPSQSLNWIMYFLAKYPEVQKKIHAELDEHIGARRLKMADKQQLVYCEAVMYEAMRLCPAAPLSVHSAACDVQLDGFDIPKDSQVWANLYACHHDSRVWDDPESFKPERFIHADGKLVARPKSWLPFGAGRRSCIGENAARQHVFLFYTSLMQKFSIRFPDASPMKTSPLTSDFVDNPFFCRSKPFDLIISER, from the exons ATGGATCCAATAATTGTTGCATTGGTGGTAGGTTTAATCGCCGTGATTTGTATGTATTCCAAGAATCGTAAACGCTACAATCTGCCGCTTGGACCGAAAGGCTACCCTTTTATCGGTAATACTCTAG GATACGGAAAACTAGAACATATAATTGTTTTGAATAATGCCGACACGATTTGGAAAGCGTTCGTTCACACGGATAAAATCGATAACAAACCGAACATCTGGTCAC TTGATTTCTTCACGGATGGTAGTCGAGATATCGTGAACGGTCAACCTCACGATCTCGTTTGGAAGTTGATGAGGAGTATTACCACAACCGGGCTCAG GAATTCGTTGGCGCTGTCTGACAGTAAGGTTCATTCAGCCACAGATAGAGGTATTGAGGTCGTTAGTAGAAATCTGGACAAACCCTTTGATTTGAAGTCGACATTGTACCTGATGGTTTTCAACGTCATCTGCGACATGATGCTAAACAAACA GTTTGAAGCGGATGATCAAGAGTTTGAAGATTTATACCGATCCATGGAGGCGTTGAGCGAAATATTCGGAAATGTCGGCGTACTAGAAGACGTCATACCTCTGATGAGGTATATACCGTACAAGATACCATCGACTAGGAAATTCATCGAACATTATCACCACGTTCTCGAGTTTTTGAGAAAGAACTTTTGCGAACATGTTGATAATTTCAACCGCG AAAATCTAACGGATATCACGGATTATCTGATAGAAGCGAGAGAAAGAACTCGTGATCGTGATCCAAAATTAGCAGATGATTTCAGCGATAGACATCTGGTTCAAATCCTCAACGATATTTTTGCAG ctGGGATTGACAGTCCTAGCCAATCGTTGAACTGGATCATGTATTTTCTGGCAAAATATCCCGAGGTACAGAAGAAAATTCACGCCGAACTTGATGAACATATCG GAGCACGACGCTTGAAAATGGCCGATAAACAGCAATTAGTCTATTGCGAAGCAGTGATGTATGAAGCGATGAGGTTGTGTCCTGCTGCACCTTTAAGCGTACATTCAGCCGCGTGCGACGTACAACTAG ACGGTTTTGACATTCCTAAAGATAGTCAAGTTTGGGCGAACCTCTACGCTTGCCACCACGACAGCCGGGTCTGGGACGACCCGGAATCGTTCAAACCCGAACGGTTCATTCACGCTGATGGGAAGTTGGTAGCTCGCCCTAAATCGTGGTTACCGTTTGGCGCCGGCCGTAGATCGTGCATCGGTGAAAACGCCGCCAGACAACACGTGTTTCTCTTTTATACGAGCCTGATGCAGAAGTTCAGTATTCGATTTCCGGACGCCAGTCCCATGAAAACGTCACCGCTAACTTCTGATTTCGTAGACAACCCGTTTTTCTGCAGGTCGAAGCCATTCGATCTGATTATCAGTGAACGATGA